Proteins from one Bacteroides zhangwenhongii genomic window:
- the hisH gene encoding imidazole glycerol phosphate synthase subunit HisH, protein MKVAVVKYNAGNIRSVDYALKRLGVEAVITADKEELQSADKVIFPGVGEAETTMNHLKATGLDELIKNLRQPVLGICLGMQLMCRYSEEGGVDCLNIFDVDVKRFVPQKHEDKVPHMGWNTIGKTNSKLFEGFTEEEFVYFVHSFYVPTCDFTAATTDYIHPFSAALHKDNFYATQFHPEKSGKTGEKILTNFLNLCR, encoded by the coding sequence ATGAAAGTAGCAGTTGTAAAATACAATGCCGGCAATATTCGTTCTGTAGATTATGCCTTAAAGCGGTTAGGTGTAGAAGCGGTGATTACTGCTGATAAAGAAGAACTCCAATCGGCTGATAAAGTCATTTTTCCCGGAGTAGGAGAGGCGGAAACTACCATGAACCACTTGAAAGCTACGGGACTGGACGAACTGATAAAGAATCTCCGTCAGCCTGTATTGGGAATTTGTCTCGGTATGCAATTGATGTGCCGGTATTCCGAAGAAGGAGGAGTCGATTGTTTGAATATCTTTGATGTGGATGTGAAACGTTTTGTCCCGCAGAAACATGAAGATAAAGTGCCGCACATGGGATGGAACACCATTGGAAAAACGAATAGCAAATTGTTTGAAGGCTTCACCGAAGAGGAGTTTGTCTATTTTGTGCATAGCTTCTATGTGCCGACCTGCGACTTTACTGCTGCTACAACTGACTATATTCACCCGTTCAGTGCTGCGTTGCATAAAGATAACTTTTATGCTACCCAGTTCCATCCGGAGAAGAGCGGCAAGACAGGAGAGAAGATTTTGACAAATTTCCTGAACCTCTGCCGGTAA
- the hisA gene encoding 1-(5-phosphoribosyl)-5-[(5-phosphoribosylamino)methylideneamino]imidazole-4-carboxamide isomerase, whose amino-acid sequence MIEIIPAIDIIDGKCVRLSQGDYDSKKVYNENPVEVAKEFEANGVRRLHVVDLDGAASHHVVNYRVLEQIATRTSLVIDFGGGVKSDEDLKIAFESGAQMVTGGSIAVKDPELFCHWLEIYGSEKIILGADVKDHKIAVNGWKDESACELFPFLENYMDKGIRKVICTDISCDGMLSGPSIDLYKEMLAKFPDLYLMASGGVSKVDDIVALDEAGVPGVIFGKALYEGHITLQDLRIFL is encoded by the coding sequence ATGATAGAAATTATTCCAGCCATTGATATTATTGATGGGAAGTGCGTACGCCTTTCCCAGGGAGATTACGATAGTAAAAAGGTATATAATGAGAACCCGGTGGAAGTAGCTAAAGAGTTTGAAGCGAACGGTGTCCGCAGGCTTCATGTGGTAGACTTGGACGGCGCTGCTTCTCATCATGTCGTTAACTATCGGGTGTTGGAACAGATTGCGACACGTACTTCTCTCGTTATAGATTTTGGTGGTGGAGTAAAGAGCGATGAGGATTTGAAAATTGCTTTTGAGAGCGGTGCGCAGATGGTAACCGGAGGAAGCATTGCGGTGAAAGACCCGGAATTATTCTGCCATTGGCTGGAAATATACGGAAGTGAGAAGATCATTTTGGGAGCAGATGTAAAAGATCATAAGATAGCCGTCAATGGTTGGAAAGACGAAAGCGCCTGTGAGCTTTTTCCGTTTCTGGAAAATTATATGGATAAAGGTATACGAAAAGTAATCTGTACGGATATTAGCTGTGATGGAATGCTGAGTGGCCCTTCTATCGATTTGTATAAAGAGATGTTGGCAAAATTCCCCGATCTCTATCTGATGGCCAGTGGCGGGGTAAGCAAGGTGGATGATATTGTCGCTTTGGATGAGGCCGGTGTTCCTGGAGTTATTTTTGGTAAAGCATTGTATGAAGGTCATATCACCTTACAAGATTTGAGAATCTTTTTATAA